A window of the Penaeus monodon isolate SGIC_2016 chromosome 11, NSTDA_Pmon_1, whole genome shotgun sequence genome harbors these coding sequences:
- the LOC119578563 gene encoding uncharacterized protein K02A2.6-like translates to MQKLVLDRIHEGHQGITKCQLRAKDSVYWTSINKDIEEIVQQCPTCQETSRSQTKETLIPHELPTQPWKYVGTDLFHYGENDYLIVADYYSKFPIIRKMPIHVTSTAVIKALKNLFSEYGVPERVYSDNGRQYSSEEFVKFASNWEFEHITSSPHYPQSNGFIEKTVQTVKNTINKAKRSNQDPDMALLTICTTPLDSKLPSPAELLNGRKMRSNPFTCLQRKGRNKKSMRTSRGSKTHKSSIMTQEQKNQQILLPGQVVRVQDHITGRWTSPQSLRNPKNLDPT, encoded by the coding sequence ATGCAAAAACTTGTGCTTGACCGCATCCACGAAGGGCACCAAGGCATCACAAAGTGCCAACTTCGAGCCAAAGACTCCGTGTACTGGACTTCAATCAACAAGGACATTGAAGAGATAGTTCAGCAGTGTCCCACATGCCAAGAAACGTCAAGGTCGCAAACAAAGGAAACCCTCATCCCGCATGAACTTCCTACACAACCATGGAAATATGTTGGAACAGATCTTTTCCATTATGGAGAAAATGACTACCTGATTGTTGCTGACTACTACTCAAAGTTTCCAATTATCAGAAAAATGCCCATACACGTTACAAGCACGGCTGTGATCAAGGCATTGAAGAATTTGTTTTCTGAGTATGGAGTCCCTGAAAGAGTATATAGTGACAATGGACGTCAATACAGCTCTGAAGAATTTGTTAAGTTTGCTTCGAACTGGGAGTTTGAACATATAACAAGCTCACCCCACTATCCTCAGTCCAATGGATTCATCGAGAAGACCGTTCAGACGGTCAAAAACACCATCAATAAGGCAAAAAGAAGCAACCAGGATCCGGATATGGCATTGTTAACTATATGTACCACACCACTGGATAGCAAGTTGCCAAGCCCAGCAGAACTTCTAaacgggaggaagatgaggagcaaCCCCTTCACCTGCCTACAAAGGAAAGGCAGAAACAAGAAGTCTATGAGAACTTCAAGAGGAAGCAAGACACACAAAAGCAGTATTATGACCCAGGAGCAAAAGAACCAACAGATACTCCTACCAGGCCAAGTTGTTCGAGTTCAAGACCACATAACTGGAAGATGGACATCGCCACAGTCATTGAGAAATCCCAAGAACCTCGATCCTACATAG